Genomic segment of Pseudomonas sp. DY-1:
GTGGGACACCGAAGATGCGGACGCAGTGCACTTTCTCGCCTTCGAGCGGGACTATGCTATCGGCACCGCCCGCCTGCTTCCCGATGGCCACATCGGCCGTGTTTCGGTGCTCAAGGATTGGCGCGGGCTGAAGGTTGGCGACCGCCTGCTGCAGGCGGCCATCGCCGAAGCCGAACGACGTGGCCTGAAGCGCCAGATGCTTTCCGCCCAGGTCCACGCCACCGCGTTCTATGAGCGCCACGGTTTCAAGATCGTCAGCAGCGAGTTCCTCGAAGCAGGCATCCCCCACGTGGACATGGTGCGCGAAAGCCAATAGAGGCCAAGATGAACGAAGACGCCCCGGAAAGCACTGAGAACGAAGTCGAACTGCCGGCCATTGAGTTCCAGTCGCCGGGGCGCTTCAGCGTTCACAACCCTTCTCCGCTGCAGGCTGAAGCGCCCGAATGGGAACCCGCCCCTTTCAGTCTCGGCACCCACGATCGCCTCGAACGCTTCAGCAATCCAGACGAGGCCCGCGCACACGCCCTAGCACTGATGCAACAGGCACGCCGCCGGCTCTGCCTATACAGCCCGGACCTCGAGCCCTGGCTTTACCACAACAGTGCCATCCAGCAGGCCTGCACCCGCCTGCTGGTCAGCGATCCGAAATGCCAGGTGCGCATTCTCGTGCGCGACTTGAGCCGCGCGGTGAAAGAGGGCCATCGCCTGCTCAGTCTCAGCCGGCGCATTTCCAGCAATTTCCAGATTCGCCGGATCAACCCCGACCACCCTTCAGAGGACCTGGCGTACCTGATAGCAGATGATCGCGGACTCCTCGTACGCCCTGAGCCCGAGCAGTATGCCGGCTACACCCTCTACAACGACCCCGGAAGGACCCGGCTGCAGCAGACCCGCTTCGACCAGGCCTGGGACCTGAGCATTACCGATCCCGATTTGCGGAGCTTCCTGATATGACGTCACGCGCGTTGCTTGCTGCCCTCTTGCTGCTCATGTGCCTGCCCCTGCAGGCAGCGACGGAACTCATCCAGTTGCGCTATCGCACGGCGGACGAGCTCCTTCCGATGGTGCAGTCGGTATTGGGCAACGAAGGCCGCGTCAGCGCTTATGGCAACCAACTCATAGTCAACGCTGAGCCGGCCAAGATCAGCGAACTGCGCAACCTCCTCGATCAACTCGACACCCGCCCCCGTCGCCTGCTGATCAGTGTCGACACCAGCGACAGCAACTTCCAGAGCGATCAGGGCTATGCGGTCAATGGTTCTGCCAGTGTTGGCGGCGTCGACGTGCAGGCTGGTCGTGGCGAAGTCCATGGGCGTGACCAGGTGCGCATCATTCGCCGCAGTACCGACAGCCGTGGCGGTGGCGTGCAACAAGTGCAGACCACCGAGGGCTACCCAGCGCTGATCCAGGTCGGCCAGAGCGTCCCCATCACCACCACCAGCAGCGGACCTTACGGTGAGGTCTACAGCAACACGGAATACCGCAACGTGACCCGCGGCTTTTACGTCACCGCCACCCTCACTGGTGAGCTGGTGCACGTCAGCATCAGCAGCAATCGCGACCGTCTGAACAACAGTCAGCCAGGTGCGATCGACGTGCAAAGCACAGACACCAAGGTCAGCGGTCGCCTCGGCGAGTGGATCACCATCGGCGCCGTGAACGAAGACAGCCAGTCTGACCAAAGCGGCTTCCTGCGCCGCCGCACCACCCAGGGCCGCGAAGACATGACCCTGCGACTCAAGGTCGACGCGGTCGACTGATCGCGCACTTTCAGACCGACCAGTCTCCACCTAAAGTATTATGTAGTAGTCGAAAAAAAACACTACAAAACGTTTGACGAACGACTGTTTGAAAGAGCATGATGGCCTCGCTCCCGCTAGCCAGGGGCCCTGAACAGGGCCTCCGGGTCGCGCTCCCAGCCAACCAGCCGAGCCGATCCGTGTTGTAACAGCCCATAAGGCAGTGCGACGAGGTTGCGACTGGAACGAGGTTGTCCTGAGGGACGGGGAAGCACCCGCAACAATCGCAAGATCGAAGGCAGTGCCCGGCAAATCGCCCAACGGTTACCACGAACCGGCAAGTGATGGACGAGCGCAAAACCACCCATCGATTTCGCGAGCGTCTGCAGTCAGTCACCCCTCCTCCAGCTACATCACTCTCCAGTCGGTCCTTCGACGCGCTGCGGTGAGCAACCCGCAATAACCTTCAGAACGCAGGTTTTTGAGTGGGAAAGTCGGTGCTCAACCACATACACACTTTGAAGGATTGACCATGTCCGCTTATCAAAACGACATCAAGGCCATTGCCGCTCTGAAAGAAGCGAACGGTAACAGCTGGAGCGCTATCAACCCCGAGTCGGTTGCCCGTATGCGCGCCCAGAACCGCTTCAAGACCGGTCTGGATATCGCCAAGTACACCGCGGCCATCATGCGCAAGGACATGGCCGAGTACGACGCCGACGCCTCCGTCTACACCCAGTCCCTGGGCTGCTGGCACGGCTTCATCGGTCAGCAGAAGCTGATCTCCATCAAGAAGCACCTGAAAACCACCAACAAGCGCTACCTCTACCTGTCCGGCTGGATGGTTGCCGCGCTGCGTTCCGATTTCGGCCCGCTGCCCGACCAGTCCATGCACGAGAAGACTGCCGTCTCCGGCCTGATCGAAGAGCTCTACACCTTCCTGCGCCAGGCTGACGCCCGTGAGCTGGACCTGCTCTTCACCGCCCTGGACGCTGCCCGCGCCGCTGGCGACAAGGTCAAACAGGACGAGATCCAGGCTCAGATCGACGGCTACGAAACTCACGTAGTGCCGATCATCGCCGACATCGACGCTGGTTTCGGTAACCCGGAAGCCACCTACCTGCTGGCCAAGAAAATGATCGAAGCCGGTGCCTGCTGCATCCAGATCGAGAACCAGGTTTCCGACGAGAAGCAGTGCGGCCACCAGGACGGCAAAGTGACCGTTCCGCACGAAGACTTCCTCGCCAAGATCAACGCTGTTCGCTACGCCTTCCTCGAGCTGGGCGTTGACGACGGTGTGATCGTAGCCCGTACCGACTCGCTGGGTGCCGGCCTGACCAAGCAGATCGCCGTGACCAAGCAACCGGGCGACCTGGGCGACCAGTACAACTCCTTCCTGGACTGCGACGAAATCAACGCATCCGACCTGCAGAACGGCGACGTGGTCATCAACCGCGGCGGCAAGCTGCTGCGTCCGAAGCGCCTGCCGAGCAACCTGTTCCAGTTCCGCAAAGGCACCGGCGAAGACCGCTGTGTCCTGGACTGCATCACCTCGCTGCAGAACGGCGCCGACCTGCTGTGGATCGAAACCGAGAAGCCCCACGTTGGCCAGATCAAAGGCATGGTTGACCGCATCCGCCAGGTCATCCCGAACGCCAAGCTGGTTTACAACAACAGCCCGTCCTTCAACTGGACCCTGAACTTCCGTCAGCAAGTGTTCGATGCATTCGTTGCTGAAGGCAAAGATGTTTCCGCCTACGACCGCGCCAAGCTGATGAGCGTCGAATACGACGAAACCGAGCTGGCCCAGGTTGCAGACGAGAAGATCCGTACCTTCCAGCGTGATGGTTCGGCCCACGCCGGCATCTTCCACCACCTGATCACCCTGCCGACCTACCACACTGCGGCCCTGTCCACCGACAACCTGGCCAAAGGCTACTTCGCCGACCAGGGCATGCTGGCCTACGTGAAGGGTGTTCAGCGTCAGGAACTGCGTCAGGGTATCGCCTGCGTCAAGCACCAGAACATGGCTGGCTCCGACATCGGCGACAACCACAAAGAGTACTTCGCCGGCGAAGCAGCTCTGAAAGCGAGCGGTAAAGACAACACCATGAACCAGTTCCACTAAGAGGAACTGCCACCGGTCGACCACGCATCGACCGGACATGGCAAGTCAGAAACCCCGGTGCATGCACCGGGGTTTTTCTTTGGCGCAACGAAACGATATGAACTTCAGCCGGACGGGCCAGCCCAAAATTAGGCTGAAGACTTAGAAGTTGCCTCCCTGGCGCACCCACTTAGAATTGGTCAAAACAATCCCTTGGAGACCTGGCCGTGCCGAGAGTCCTGCTCCTGATTCTGCTACTGATCTCCCCCGCTCTACGCGCAGGCGACCTGGAGACACTGATCTCCCAGCCATCGCTGGACGAAATCCTCGACGAATTGAAAAGCAGCCAGCACCCACACTTCGCCGTAGTCGACTACGGCCGCTCCTCCACGCTGCCTCGCTTCTACCTCTTCGACAGCCATAGCCACGCACTGCTCGGGAGTTTCCGCGTCGCCCACGGCAAGGGCTCGGACCCGGACCATGACGGCAAGGCCGACCACTTCTCCAACGACTCCGGTAGCCGCGCTACCTCCCTCGGCCTGTTCCGCACAGCCCAGGTGTTCGACAGCGAAGAACCGGGCCACGGACGCTCGATGCGCCTGGCGGGCCTTTCGCCAAGTAACAGCAACGCTGAAGAACGCGCCATTGTCATCCACGCCAACGCTTACATGGAGGAAGACTTCATTCGCCAACACGGCGTGCCGGGGCGGAGCTATGGTTGCCTGGTGCTGTCCAGCGCCGATCGCGACCGGGTAATCAAGCAACTTGAAGGCGGCGCGCTGATCTTCGCAATCCGGCAAGACGACCAAGCCCTGGTACGCAACTGAAAACGTGCGCCAAATCCCGCGCAACAGTATCTCCATCCCGCTGTAACCGTTCCGTCGCTTTCGACAATTAGCGTCAGGTCTCCGTCGATTTGCCTGTTTGGAGACTCGCCTTGAACGATTACAACGACAACGCCGTGCTCTTTGGTAACGGCGATGAGCCGCCCAGCAACACCACCAACAATCCCCACATCAACGATCTGATCGGGAGCCTCAATCGTCGCCAGGTACTGATCGGTGGCGCCACCATGAGCGCCCTGGCCTTCCTCGGCGCAGCCGTTCCAGGCGATGCGACGGCCGCCGAGCCCCAAACCAGCGATTTTCCTTTCAAGCCGCGCTCTCGCCTGCCATTCGAGGCCATCCCCACCGGCCGCGCCGATACCATCAGCGTGCCGCCGGGCTACAAAGCCACTGCGTTCATTCCATGGGGAACCCCAATCACCGGCCGCTATCCGGCCTTTGCCGAGGATGCCAGCAACAGCGCCCAGGACCAGGCCGAACAGGTCGGCATGCACCATGACGGCATGCACTTTTTCCCAATAGACGCCCGCCGCGGGCCAGGCATGCGCTCCGACCACGGCCTGCTGGTGCTCAATCACGAGTACATAGACGCCCCGCTGCTGCATCCCAACGGCCCGACCGTCGTCGACGGCAAGCGCACCATCGCCGACGAAGTACGCAAGGAGATCAATGCCCACGGAGTTTCGGTAGTGGAAATCCGTCGCAATGTACGTGGCGAATGGGAAGTGGTGCCGAGCCGTCGAAACCGCCGCATAACTGCCGCGACACCGATGCAAATCAGCGGCCCGGCACGCGGCCACAATCTACTGAAAACCCGCTACAGCCCCCAAGGCACCGCCACTCGGGGCACCCAGAACAACTGCTCCAACGGCTTTACGCCCTGGGGCACCTATCTGACCTGCGAAGAGAACTGGGCCGGCTACTTTGCCACTCGCGACACCGACCTGCCGCGCGAGCTAAAACGCTACGGCCTGCGCAGCAGCAGCCGCTTTGGCTGGGAAACCCTCGCGGGTGACGAGTTCGAGCGCTTCGATGCCACTCGCAAGACAGCCGACGCAAAAGACGACTATCGCAACGAGCCGAACCATTTCGGCTGGATAGTCGAGATCGATCCCTTCGACCCCGACTCCACCCCGGTCAAGCACACCGCACTGGG
This window contains:
- a CDS encoding secretin N-terminal domain-containing protein; the protein is MTSRALLAALLLLMCLPLQAATELIQLRYRTADELLPMVQSVLGNEGRVSAYGNQLIVNAEPAKISELRNLLDQLDTRPRRLLISVDTSDSNFQSDQGYAVNGSASVGGVDVQAGRGEVHGRDQVRIIRRSTDSRGGGVQQVQTTEGYPALIQVGQSVPITTTSSGPYGEVYSNTEYRNVTRGFYVTATLTGELVHVSISSNRDRLNNSQPGAIDVQSTDTKVSGRLGEWITIGAVNEDSQSDQSGFLRRRTTQGREDMTLRLKVDAVD
- a CDS encoding PhoX family phosphatase; the protein is MNDYNDNAVLFGNGDEPPSNTTNNPHINDLIGSLNRRQVLIGGATMSALAFLGAAVPGDATAAEPQTSDFPFKPRSRLPFEAIPTGRADTISVPPGYKATAFIPWGTPITGRYPAFAEDASNSAQDQAEQVGMHHDGMHFFPIDARRGPGMRSDHGLLVLNHEYIDAPLLHPNGPTVVDGKRTIADEVRKEINAHGVSVVEIRRNVRGEWEVVPSRRNRRITAATPMQISGPARGHNLLKTRYSPQGTATRGTQNNCSNGFTPWGTYLTCEENWAGYFATRDTDLPRELKRYGLRSSSRFGWETLAGDEFERFDATRKTADAKDDYRNEPNHFGWIVEIDPFDPDSTPVKHTALGRFAHEGLIFAPVKPGRPVVCYSGDDSQNEYIYKYVSRDKYRPGQANGRLLDDGTLYVARFNADGSGDWLPLDINDRNFLKACLAAGVTFADQGEVLINTRQAADAVGATRMDRPEWGAVNPDNGEVYFTLTNNTARTTADAANPRPANAFGHIIRWRENSRDHAGSRFDWNIFLLAGPETDSRGPNGKPLGAQNILASPDGLWFDDEGRLWIQTDMSGSQLSAGPFGNNQMLVADPRSGELKRFLVGPLGAEVTGISATPDFRTLFVNIQHPGEGSTATNLLSTWPDGPGKRPRSSTVIITREDGRRLL
- a CDS encoding murein L,D-transpeptidase catalytic domain-containing protein gives rise to the protein MPRVLLLILLLISPALRAGDLETLISQPSLDEILDELKSSQHPHFAVVDYGRSSTLPRFYLFDSHSHALLGSFRVAHGKGSDPDHDGKADHFSNDSGSRATSLGLFRTAQVFDSEEPGHGRSMRLAGLSPSNSNAEERAIVIHANAYMEEDFIRQHGVPGRSYGCLVLSSADRDRVIKQLEGGALIFAIRQDDQALVRN
- a CDS encoding histone acetyltransferase HPA2, coding for MNEDAPESTENEVELPAIEFQSPGRFSVHNPSPLQAEAPEWEPAPFSLGTHDRLERFSNPDEARAHALALMQQARRRLCLYSPDLEPWLYHNSAIQQACTRLLVSDPKCQVRILVRDLSRAVKEGHRLLSLSRRISSNFQIRRINPDHPSEDLAYLIADDRGLLVRPEPEQYAGYTLYNDPGRTRLQQTRFDQAWDLSITDPDLRSFLI
- a CDS encoding GNAT family N-acetyltransferase, whose translation is MSEIHVRVADWQKDNADLRRIREAVFIAEQSVAPELEWDTEDADAVHFLAFERDYAIGTARLLPDGHIGRVSVLKDWRGLKVGDRLLQAAIAEAERRGLKRQMLSAQVHATAFYERHGFKIVSSEFLEAGIPHVDMVRESQ
- a CDS encoding isocitrate lyase, producing the protein MSAYQNDIKAIAALKEANGNSWSAINPESVARMRAQNRFKTGLDIAKYTAAIMRKDMAEYDADASVYTQSLGCWHGFIGQQKLISIKKHLKTTNKRYLYLSGWMVAALRSDFGPLPDQSMHEKTAVSGLIEELYTFLRQADARELDLLFTALDAARAAGDKVKQDEIQAQIDGYETHVVPIIADIDAGFGNPEATYLLAKKMIEAGACCIQIENQVSDEKQCGHQDGKVTVPHEDFLAKINAVRYAFLELGVDDGVIVARTDSLGAGLTKQIAVTKQPGDLGDQYNSFLDCDEINASDLQNGDVVINRGGKLLRPKRLPSNLFQFRKGTGEDRCVLDCITSLQNGADLLWIETEKPHVGQIKGMVDRIRQVIPNAKLVYNNSPSFNWTLNFRQQVFDAFVAEGKDVSAYDRAKLMSVEYDETELAQVADEKIRTFQRDGSAHAGIFHHLITLPTYHTAALSTDNLAKGYFADQGMLAYVKGVQRQELRQGIACVKHQNMAGSDIGDNHKEYFAGEAALKASGKDNTMNQFH